One Campylobacter sp. RM16192 genomic region harbors:
- the rsfS gene encoding ribosome silencing factor, with translation MQERIDRIIKILDEKKAESIEVFDMREKDYFVKYVVIATTMGERHAYSLTDDLKLALKPLGEEFLGIESSPDWVVLDLGDILIHLLSPQYRAKYNIEEFLSKLKEQRS, from the coding sequence ATGCAAGAAAGAATCGACAGAATCATCAAAATTCTAGATGAAAAGAAGGCTGAGTCAATAGAAGTCTTTGATATGAGAGAAAAGGATTATTTCGTAAAATACGTAGTAATTGCAACTACAATGGGAGAGAGGCACGCATACTCTTTAACGGATGATCTAAAGCTCGCGCTAAAACCGCTTGGAGAGGAATTTTTAGGCATAGAAAGCTCGCCTGATTGGGTTGTGCTAGACCTGGGAGATATCCTAATACATCTTCTAAGCCCACAATACCGTGCAAAATACAATATCGAAGAGTTTTTATCAAAACTAA